The sequence CGCTGACCGGCTCCATCGGCGTCTACGGCGGCAAGCAGGTGATCAGCGGGCTGCTGGACAAGCTCGGGGTGGCGATCGGGGAGGTCGCCCAGGGCGAGCACGCGCTGATGATGTCGGCCCGCCGGCCGTTCAGCCCCGGCGAGCGGGCCAAGCTGGACGAGTTCCTCGACCGGGTCTACGCCGACTTCGTCGGCAAGGTCGCGACCTCCCGCGCGATGCCGCTGGAACGGGCGGACGAGCTGGCCCGGGGCCGGGTCTGGACCGGGGCCGACGCCCACCGGCACGGGCTGGTCGACGAGCTCGGCGGCCTGGAACGCTCGCTGCGGCTGGCCTGGACCGCCGCCGGGCTGCCGGGCACCCGGCCGTCACGGATACGGCTCCTGCCGCACCGCTCCCTGGTCGACCACGTCCGGCCGGCGCGGTCGAGCGAGGACACCGCCGCCGCCTTCGGGGACGGATCCGGTGCGAGCCTGGTCGGCGACCTGGTCGGCGCGGCGCTGGGGCGGGCGGGACGGTCCGCGGGCGGCTCGCTCGTGGCCGGCGGGATGGACGCGGCGCTGGCCGGCGCGCTGGAGGCGCTGGCCGGCGGCTGGGCAGGCGTCCTGTCCGGCGGGCACGCCGGAGGCTGGGGCCCGCTCGCGGGGCTCGCGGCCCGCGCCGGACTGCCCGCCGCCGGACCGCTCCTGATGCCGCCGATCGGCCCGGTCGGCTAGCCCGACAGGGCCCGCCCAGGCCGGCTTCCGCTGTGGCGTCGGCGGTGTTTCGGCGTGTGCTGGTCCCGTGCGCGCCGGGACGGCGATAGTCTCCCCCCGGCCGGATTCGTCCGGACCTCGTAGCTTGTCCCGTCCGAGCTGGCCCACCCCGGCCGCCGACCCGCGTCGGCTTCCGGCGGGCCGCCTGCCGACCCGGGGGCGACCCCCGACGTCGAGCGTCGCTCGACCGCCACGTCCACCTGGAGGGAACCGTGCCGTCCATCGAGGCTGTAGCGGCCCGCGAGATCCTCGACTCGCGTGGCAACCCGACCGTCGAGGTCGAGGTCATGCTCGACGACGGTACCGAGGGCCGCGCTGCGGTCCCCAGCGGCGCGAGCACCGGTGCGTTCGAGGCCGTGGAGCTCCGCGACGGCGACGACCGCTACGGCGGCAAGGGCGTCACCAAGGCCGTCGAGGCCGTCATCGACCGGATCGGTCCCGCGCTGATCGACCTGGCGCTCGACGCCACCGAGCAGCGCCTCATCGACGCCACGATGATCGATCTGGACGGCACCCCGGACAAGTCGGGCCTCGGCGCGAACGCCATCCTCGGCGTCAGCCTCGCCGTCGCGAAGGCCGCGGCCGCCTCCAGCGGCCTGCCGCTGTTCCGCTACCTCGGCGGCCCGAGCGCGCACCTGCTGCCGGTGCCGATGATGAACATCCTCAACGGCGGCGCGCACGCGGACTCCAACGTCGACATCCAGGAGTTCATGATCGCTCCGATCGGCGCGAGCACCTTCGCCGAGTCGGTGCGCTGGGGCGCCGAGGTCTACCACTCGCTCAAGAGCGTGCTGAAGGGCCGGGGCCTCGCCACCGGCGTCGGCGACGAGGGCGGCTTCGCCCCGAGCCTGCCGGCGAACCGGGAGGCGCTCGACCTGATCGCCGAGGCGATCCAGAAGGCCGGGTTCACGCTCGGCGACGACATCGCGCTCGCCCTGGACGTCGCGTCGACCGAGTTCTTCGCCGACGGCTCCTACACCTTCGAAGGCGCGAGCAAGAGCGCCGCCGAGCTGATCGACTACTACGCCGACCTGGTGGCCTCGTACCCGATCGTCTCGATCGAGGACCCGCTGGCCGAGGACGACTGGGACGGCTGGGTGGAGATCACCACGCGACTTGGCTCGAAGGTCCAGATCGTCGGCGACGACCTGTTCGTCACCAACCCGGAGCGCCTCGCCCGGGGCATCGCGGCCGGTGCCGCCAACGCGCTGCTCGTGAAGGTCAACCAGATCGGCACGCTGACCGAGACGCTGGACGCCGTCACGCTGGCGCACCGGTCCGGCTACAAGGCGATGATGTCGCACCGGTCCGGCGAGACCGAGGACACGACGATCGCCGACCTCGCGGTGGCCGTCGACTGTGGGCAGATCAAGACCGGCGCCCCGGCCCGCAGCGAGCGGGTCGCGAAGTACAACCAGCTGCTGCGGATCGAGGAGGAACTCGACGCGGCCGCGCGCTACGCCGGGGCGAGCGCCTTCCCGCGGCGGGCGGCCGGCTGAGGCCCGCCGGCCCGGGCTGATCTCGCCATGCCGCGCCTGCCCCGGCGGACCACGCTCACGACCCGAGCCACCCTGCTCGCGGTGGTGATCTGCGTGCTCGTGCTGACGCTCGCCTACCCGCTGCGCCTCTACCTCCAGCAACAGGCGGAGAACGCCGCGCTGGCCAAGCAGAACGCGGCGGCGCAGGCACGCGTCGACGCGCTGAAGGCCGAGGTCGGCAAGTACGGCGACGACGCCTGGGTCCAGGACGAGGCGCGGCGCCGGCTGCACTACGTCCTGCCCGGGGAGAAGACCTACGTCATGCCCGTCGCGCCGTCGCCGAGCCCGGCGGCGGGCAACGGGCGTGGCCGGTCCCGCCCGGACGAGGCCTGGTACAGCCAGCTCTGGTCGCAGACGGTCCCGTAGCTCGACGGTCGGCGGGGGCGGTCGGCCCGCCTCGTCGCGGACCGGGGCACGCGGGCAGGTCGATAGACTCGGCCGTCGGTCTGGATTTCTCGGCTGGGGGCGGTGCGGGTGGCGGGCGGCGATGCCGCGGCGGAGACGGCGGCTCCCGAAGGCCCGGCGCCTGACGGTCGGGCGCCTGACGGTCCGCCGGCGGACGGCCTCACGTCGGCGGACGAGGACCGGGCCGCGGACCTCGCCGTCGTCGAACGCCAGCTCGGCCGCCGGCCGCGGGCGGTGCTGCGGGTCGCGCACCGCTGCGCGTGCGGGCTGCCGGACGTCGTCGAGACGGCGCCCCGGCTCGAGGACGGCACGCCGTTCCCGACGCTGTACTACCTCACCTGCCCGCGAGCGAGCTCCGCCGTGGCCCGGCTGGAGAGCTCGGGCCTGATGCGGGAGATGACCGCCCGGCTCGGCACCGAGCCGGAGCTCGCCGCCGCCTACCGGTCCGCCCACGAGGACTACCTCGCCCGGCGGGACTCCCTCGGCGGCCCGCTGCCCGGCGACCCGGGCGCGGGCG is a genomic window of Pseudofrankia inefficax containing:
- a CDS encoding FtsB family cell division protein — translated: MPRLPRRTTLTTRATLLAVVICVLVLTLAYPLRLYLQQQAENAALAKQNAAAQARVDALKAEVGKYGDDAWVQDEARRRLHYVLPGEKTYVMPVAPSPSPAAGNGRGRSRPDEAWYSQLWSQTVP
- the eno gene encoding phosphopyruvate hydratase; the encoded protein is MPSIEAVAAREILDSRGNPTVEVEVMLDDGTEGRAAVPSGASTGAFEAVELRDGDDRYGGKGVTKAVEAVIDRIGPALIDLALDATEQRLIDATMIDLDGTPDKSGLGANAILGVSLAVAKAAAASSGLPLFRYLGGPSAHLLPVPMMNILNGGAHADSNVDIQEFMIAPIGASTFAESVRWGAEVYHSLKSVLKGRGLATGVGDEGGFAPSLPANREALDLIAEAIQKAGFTLGDDIALALDVASTEFFADGSYTFEGASKSAAELIDYYADLVASYPIVSIEDPLAEDDWDGWVEITTRLGSKVQIVGDDLFVTNPERLARGIAAGAANALLVKVNQIGTLTETLDAVTLAHRSGYKAMMSHRSGETEDTTIADLAVAVDCGQIKTGAPARSERVAKYNQLLRIEEELDAAARYAGASAFPRRAAG
- a CDS encoding DUF501 domain-containing protein; the protein is MAGGDAAAETAAPEGPAPDGRAPDGPPADGLTSADEDRAADLAVVERQLGRRPRAVLRVAHRCACGLPDVVETAPRLEDGTPFPTLYYLTCPRASSAVARLESSGLMREMTARLGTEPELAAAYRSAHEDYLARRDSLGGPLPGDPGAGGMPDRVKCLHVLVAHSLASGPGVNPFGDEAIAAAGDWAARGRCVPDEPPGDLPRDPRGARA